In Porites lutea chromosome 7, jaPorLute2.1, whole genome shotgun sequence, a single window of DNA contains:
- the LOC140943790 gene encoding uncharacterized protein isoform X2 has translation MEQNELRQDVYIKEEYHYLSVPKVATFTVYDSLDCAFKCLRNPSCLSINLAASKGADGKLWCELLSSEKYSNPKEYKRNKSFHHFFQMSPCMSSPCQNGGTCVANYKNYNSMECHCKEGFFGEFCETVAKSCQVVYDHLSEKLNGTHLVTLILDSEPISILCHFNLRDFGCGDGGWTPVMKMDGNKSTFRYDDNIWKSRRALNRDGGKTGFDSQETKLPSYWSTSFSKICLGIKIGQQPVRFIVINKLANSLYSLIADGQYRGTSLGRDKWKSLIGSEASFQKNCNKEGFNVKPSGGSYYRTRIGILGNNEDNCGNCDSVIGFGNSGYLGNYCGNLAPFKADNGDKNITGIGYVLVQ, from the exons ATGGAGCAAAATG AACTCCGTCAAGATGTCTATATAAAAGAAGAGTACCATTATTTAAGCGTGCCTAAAGTTGCAACATTCACAGTGTACGACAGCCTTGACTGCGCCTTTAAATGTCTCCGCAATCCTTCCTGTTTGTCAATCAACCTGGCAGCTTCCAAAGGAGCAGATGGAAAGTTGTGGTGTGAGTTGTTATCCTCAGAAAAGTACAGCAACCCTAAGGAGTATAAAAGGAACAAGAGTTTTCATCACTTTTTCCAAATG TCTCCATGCATGTCATCACCGTGCCAAAACGGAGGCACCTGTGTAGCGAACTACAAAAATTACaattccatggaatgccattgTAAAGAGGgtttttttggagaattttgcGAAACAG ttgCAAAGTCATGCCAAGTGGTTTATGATCATCTCTCAGAGAA GTTGAACGGGACTCACTTGGTTACTCTAATCCTTGACTCCGAACCAATTTCTATTCTTTGTCATTTCAATTTGAGAGATTTTGGATGTGGAGATGGAGGATGGACACCGGTAATGAAGATGGACGGCAACAAG AGCACTTTTCGTTACGATGATAACATCTGGAAAAGCAGAAGAGCCTTAAACCGTGACGGAGGGAAGACTGGGTTCGACTCACAGGAGACCAAACTTCCCTCCTACTGGAGCACATCCTTCTCTAAGATCTGCCTCGGCATAAAGATCGGTCAGCAGCCGGTCAGATTTATTGTCATCAACAAGCTGGCGAACTCCTTGTACTCTCTGATCGCTGATGGGCAATACCGCGGCACCTCACTGGGTCGTGACAAGTGGAAGTCGCTGATTGGTTCTGAGGCCTCCTTCCAGAAAAACTGTAACAAGGAAGGGTTTAATGTAAAGCCTAGTGGCGGCAGCTACTACAGAACAAGAATCGGTATTCTGGGTAACAATGAAGACAACTGCGGTAATTGTGACTCCGTAATCGGATTTGGTAATAGTGGATATCTTGGTAACTATTGTGGGAATTTGGCTCCTTTCAAAGCAGACAACGGCGATAAGAATATTACAGGGATAGGTTATGTCCTGGTGCAGTGA
- the LOC140943790 gene encoding uncharacterized protein isoform X1, whose translation MRNLLIFLILLLLLSRIPDGLYAQLKELRQDVYIKEEYHYLSVPKVATFTVYDSLDCAFKCLRNPSCLSINLAASKGADGKLWCELLSSEKYSNPKEYKRNKSFHHFFQMSPCMSSPCQNGGTCVANYKNYNSMECHCKEGFFGEFCETVAKSCQVVYDHLSEKLNGTHLVTLILDSEPISILCHFNLRDFGCGDGGWTPVMKMDGNKSTFRYDDNIWKSRRALNRDGGKTGFDSQETKLPSYWSTSFSKICLGIKIGQQPVRFIVINKLANSLYSLIADGQYRGTSLGRDKWKSLIGSEASFQKNCNKEGFNVKPSGGSYYRTRIGILGNNEDNCGNCDSVIGFGNSGYLGNYCGNLAPFKADNGDKNITGIGYVLVQ comes from the exons ATGCGCAATCTTCTAATTTTCTTGATTCTTCTGTTGCTGCTCTCACGGATACCTGATGGTCTTTATGCTCAGCTGAAAG AACTCCGTCAAGATGTCTATATAAAAGAAGAGTACCATTATTTAAGCGTGCCTAAAGTTGCAACATTCACAGTGTACGACAGCCTTGACTGCGCCTTTAAATGTCTCCGCAATCCTTCCTGTTTGTCAATCAACCTGGCAGCTTCCAAAGGAGCAGATGGAAAGTTGTGGTGTGAGTTGTTATCCTCAGAAAAGTACAGCAACCCTAAGGAGTATAAAAGGAACAAGAGTTTTCATCACTTTTTCCAAATG TCTCCATGCATGTCATCACCGTGCCAAAACGGAGGCACCTGTGTAGCGAACTACAAAAATTACaattccatggaatgccattgTAAAGAGGgtttttttggagaattttgcGAAACAG ttgCAAAGTCATGCCAAGTGGTTTATGATCATCTCTCAGAGAA GTTGAACGGGACTCACTTGGTTACTCTAATCCTTGACTCCGAACCAATTTCTATTCTTTGTCATTTCAATTTGAGAGATTTTGGATGTGGAGATGGAGGATGGACACCGGTAATGAAGATGGACGGCAACAAG AGCACTTTTCGTTACGATGATAACATCTGGAAAAGCAGAAGAGCCTTAAACCGTGACGGAGGGAAGACTGGGTTCGACTCACAGGAGACCAAACTTCCCTCCTACTGGAGCACATCCTTCTCTAAGATCTGCCTCGGCATAAAGATCGGTCAGCAGCCGGTCAGATTTATTGTCATCAACAAGCTGGCGAACTCCTTGTACTCTCTGATCGCTGATGGGCAATACCGCGGCACCTCACTGGGTCGTGACAAGTGGAAGTCGCTGATTGGTTCTGAGGCCTCCTTCCAGAAAAACTGTAACAAGGAAGGGTTTAATGTAAAGCCTAGTGGCGGCAGCTACTACAGAACAAGAATCGGTATTCTGGGTAACAATGAAGACAACTGCGGTAATTGTGACTCCGTAATCGGATTTGGTAATAGTGGATATCTTGGTAACTATTGTGGGAATTTGGCTCCTTTCAAAGCAGACAACGGCGATAAGAATATTACAGGGATAGGTTATGTCCTGGTGCAGTGA